In Lycium barbarum isolate Lr01 chromosome 9, ASM1917538v2, whole genome shotgun sequence, the DNA window GAAGATTCtcaattttgaaaaataaaataagtatTTCTTTTAGTAATTTCTTCAtggatagaaaaaaaaaactaaatatttAATGGATTCTTCCATCGGgtcaaatatttcattaagttcTTTGATTTATTAGAGAAGTATGCAACAAGATGTACCATCACTCAAGTCCGACATGTTTTTATGTGGTGTTCTCAAAGCTTTTGTAATCTTAGAAAAAGGGTACACGCGCAACGCACGTGCCGAGAGACTAGTTGATTGAAATGGAAATGGTAACTTTTATTTTCGAGGTAAGTTTACAGAATTATTCTGAGGTACGAAATACACATTTATTTCATTTACATATGTCTGAATCTAGCTTTTCATTGTGCAGTGCCTCTGCTATTCTCTTGGCAATGCAATAAGCAGTGGACTGTATAGTGATCATCGGATTGACACCAACTGCAGTAGGAAGCACACTTCCATCGCATACATACAAGCCTTTTGCTTCCCAACATTCGCCATTTTCATCCACTGCTCCGTCTTCCTCATTTGTCCCCATCCTACAGCTTCCCATTTGATGTGCAGAGGCATAAATTGCCCAGTGTTCTCCTTTAGAACTTGCCCCTCCAGGAGCTCCAACTGTATCCAGAAACTCTTCTAACTCGTCATTCTTGATCCCTTTACAACTTAATTTCTGTCCATCGCTTCGATATGTTCCCACTTCAACAGCTCCTGCTGCAATCAGTATCCTCAATGCCCTTCTTAAACCAGCTTTGATATTCTCTTTATCAATTCCGTCCAATCTGTATTTTATCCTCCCTGCCTTCTTTACTTCTCCTGAACCTTGATCTCTTATCAAGGCTAACAGAGTGACTGTTCGCGAGTACTTTGTCATCATCTCCTTCATATCCTGCCCAGAAGTCCATGGAAAAAAGCTGGCGAAACTAGCAGGTCCTAGAGCTGAAGCTTCTATTATGGCCTGTGCATTAGTTTCTTCAGGTACCATCTTATGAAGGGATGTCATTATTCCTCCCTCATAATTTTTCCCTTTGATTTCAGACATGGATTCAGGGAAGTATCCCCACGCCAAAAGAACAGGGTGGAGATGGAGGTTTGTCCCGATGTTCTTGTTCTGCAGTCCACTGGAAATCAGTAAGGGAGGTGTGAAGAGAGATCCACAGGAAGAAATCGTGGTTCGAGCTTCAATATGTAGCTTCTTAGTGATCTGCTTGCTTTCAGTATTAGCAATTACCCCAAAGCATCTTTTTCTCATCTTCCCGTCCATGTTATCTTCCAGTATGAACCTTTCTGCAGTGCATCCAGTCAAGATAACGGCGCCTGCATTAACAGCATCAACAAGCCAAGTGGAATCAGTCCCTTTCTTGTCTCCTGTTTTACAACCATAACCACAAGAACCACAATAATGATTCTCCGAACAATTTCTTGGTATTTTCTCCACTTTCAAACCAAGATTTTCACACCCTTTTCGTAATACTTGGTTCTGAAATCCTTCCCCAGAGCAATTCTCTGTTACACCAATCCGTTTGCATACTGCATCCATAGCAGACTGATATTCAGAAGTTCCAAACCATGAAATCTTGTGATTCGCAGACCAGTCATTGAGAACATCATTTGGAGTTTTAATAGATGCAGACCAGTTTACAGCAGATCCACCACCAACTGTTTTTCCAGCTGTAACCATTACCTCTCCATCAAGAGTACTAAGCATTGCACCTGACTCATATAGTTCATTCAATGAAGGACCTTCAAGACCAGAATAATCTTCTGGTACAAAGTAATGACCTTTTTCGAGCACGACGACTTTGTGACCTGATTTTGCAAGGAGTCCAGCTGCAACACCTCCTCCACATCCAGAACCAACAATCACAACATCACATTTAATCCTAAAGGTGTTGTCTTTTGTGTCCTCAATAAGAGGTAGACCTTTCTTGGCTAATGACTCTTTGAAAGTTTCATCACTCTCATTTATGGTTTCCACAATCCCTTTATCAAGTGGTCTTTCTTTATTGTTTTCACATGGGGTCTCTCTTGTCTCTGGATGATAGCCAATTGCTTCCCATGTTGGATTTTTACAATTTTCATCAGTCTGTCCATACCAACAACTATCCAAAGTCAAGAATAGTTCCAATATATTATAAAAAATTCAATAATGCATTCATGAACAACAACAAGTCCAATAATTGAGGCTTATCACTAATTTTATCCTTTTTAGACACTCTTTCTTTCCTAGTGCCAAATAATTTCAAGTACTCGCTTCGTTGTTTGTCGTGATttctaaaaatagttgtctcattttagaagttcaagacaaaattaattattttttcccaTTTTATCCTTAATAGTAATTGTTACGGAGATGGCACATAGACAGTAAATATTCAATGAAGAGAGACTATAtcttaagacataaataagggtaaaatagtttAAAACCCTCCTAATTAAtgttttcttaaggggcgtgtaaaAGAGAAACACGGCAATTAATTGAAATGGAGGGggtattatattaaaaaaaaaaaaaaaagtatgatgAGCATGATCTGATACTAAACATACTTTATAAACTTGTATAATAGGAGTAATTATGTAGGCCAGAGAGGAGCATTACCCAAGAGAAGAATATGAAGAAACACATAATTTTGATCGATACGAAAGTAATTCTCAGTGGAATGAGAAAACTTTCTCTGGACCATCTTTGCAGAAGAGTTTCTCTATGCTTTAAGGATAATTCAGAAAAGTTGTGAACAAAGGGCCATCTCCTATCCAAGCAAATTTTACCACAAAGTAGAAGAGTCCCTAATCTTGTTGATAACAAAAACACAACTATCTTTATTATGAATAATGCCTTTGGCTTGCTCCTCTTCACTAGTAGTTCTGCAACCTATTCACCAACCA includes these proteins:
- the LOC132610491 gene encoding long-chain-alcohol oxidase FAO2-like, encoding MNGKQYHSSLKGGRIRSPYSHGFSSSQIQTISSFCETLIPPLPPSNDKALDSFFTSSGSHPPLPNEVAELLVKRSKPKALFIIKIVVFLLSTRLGTLLLCGKICLDRRWPFVHNFSELSLKHRETLLQRWSRESFLIPLRITFVSIKIMCFFIFFSWTDENCKNPTWEAIGYHPETRETPCENNKERPLDKGIVETINESDETFKESLAKKGLPLIEDTKDNTFRIKCDVVIVGSGCGGGVAAGLLAKSGHKVVVLEKGHYFVPEDYSGLEGPSLNELYESGAMLSTLDGEVMVTAGKTVGGGSAVNWSASIKTPNDVLNDWSANHKISWFGTSEYQSAMDAVCKRIGVTENCSGEGFQNQVLRKGCENLGLKVEKIPRNCSENHYCGSCGYGCKTGDKKGTDSTWLVDAVNAGAVILTGCTAERFILEDNMDGKMRKRCFGVIANTESKQITKKLHIEARTTISSCGSLFTPPLLISSGLQNKNIGTNLHLHPVLLAWGYFPESMSEIKGKNYEGGIMTSLHKMVPEETNAQAIIEASALGPASFASFFPWTSGQDMKEMMTKYSRTVTLLALIRDQGSGEVKKAGRIKYRLDGIDKENIKAGLRRALRILIAAGAVEVGTYRSDGQKLSCKGIKNDELEEFLDTVGAPGGASSKGEHWAIYASAHQMGSCRMGTNEEDGAVDENGECWEAKGLYVCDGSVLPTAVGVNPMITIQSTAYCIAKRIAEALHNEKLDSDICK